One window from the genome of Anopheles merus strain MAF chromosome 3R, AmerM5.1, whole genome shotgun sequence encodes:
- the LOC121596779 gene encoding stress-activated protein kinase JNK isoform X2 produces the protein MSSRHAFYTVEVGDTKFTILKRYQNLKPIGSGAQGIVCAAYDTVTQQNVAIKKLSRPFQNVTHAKRAYREFKLMKLVNHKNIIGLLNAFTPQRTLEEFQDVYLVMELMDANLCQVIQMDLDHERMSYLLYQMLCGIKHLHSAGIIHRDLKPSNIVVKSDCTLKILDFGLARTAGTTFMMTPYVVTRYYRAPEVILGMGYKENVDIWSVGCIMGEMIRGGVLFPGTDHIDQWNKIIEQLGTPSQNFMTRLQPTVRNYVENRPRYSGYAFDRLFPDVLFPTDSNEHNRLKASQARDLLSRMLVVDPEHRISVDQALVHSYINVWFDESEVNAPAPGPYDHSVDEREHTVEQWKELIYQEVMEYEARNNLADGEGAPR, from the exons ATGAGCTCGCGTCACGCCTTCTACACCGTCGAGGTGGGCGACACCAAGTTTACCATTCTAAAGCGATACCAAAACCTGAAACCGATCGGTTCCGGTGCTCAAGGCATTGTATG TGCCGCATACGATACAGTAACACAGCAGAACGTTGCCATCAAAAAGCTATCCAGACCTTTCCAAAATGTCACTCACGCCAAACGAGCCTACAGGGAGTTTAAGCTTATGAAATTAGTCAATCATAAAAAT ATCATTGGACTGCTGAACGCGTTCACGCCCCAGCGCACACTAGAAGAGTTCCAGGATGTGTACCTGGTCATGGAGCTTATGGATGCGAACCTCTGCCAGGTCATACAGATGGATCTGGACCACGAGCGGATGTCCTACCTGCTCTACCAGATGCTGTGCGGCATCAAGCATCTCCACTCGGCGGGAATTATTCACCGG GACTTGAAGCCCTCCAATATTGTGGTAAAGTCGGACTGCACACTGAAAATCCTCGACTTTGGGTTGGCCCGTACGGCCGGCACCACCTTCATGATGACGCCGTACGTCGTTACGCGGTACTACCGTGCGCCGGAGGTCATCCTCGGGATGGGGTACAAGGAGAACGTCGACATCTGGTCGGTCGGCTGCATCATGGGGGAGATGATACGCGGCGGCGTCCTGTTCCCCGGTACAGATCATATTGATCAGTGGAATAAAATCATTG aaCAATTGGGTACTCCGTCCCAGAACTTTATGACGCGGTTGCAACCGACCGTGCGGAACTACGTGGAGAACAGGCCCCGCTACTCGGGGTACGCGTTCGATCGGCTCTTCCCGGACGTGCTGTTCCCGACCGACTCGAACGAGCACAACCGACTGAAGGCTAGTCAGGCGCGGGATCTGCTCAGCAGGATGCTGGTGGTCGATCCGGAGCACCGCATCTCGGTCGACCAGGCGCTGGTGCACAGCTACATCAACGTGTGGTTCGACGAGAGCGAAGTGAATGCG CCCGCACCCGGCCCGTACGATCACAGCGTGGACGAGCGTGAGCACACGGTCGAGCAGTGGAAGGAGCTGATCTACCAGGAGGTGATGGAGTACGAGGCGCGCAATAATCTGGCGGACGGGGAGGGCGCTCCACGGTAG
- the LOC121596779 gene encoding stress-activated protein kinase JNK isoform X1 — MSRRTTNYVRYQFSDTEFEVPERYTKLEAKGFGAQGTVCAAYDTVTQQNVAIKKLSRPFQNVTHAKRAYREFKLMKLVNHKNIIGLLNAFTPQRTLEEFQDVYLVMELMDANLCQVIQMDLDHERMSYLLYQMLCGIKHLHSAGIIHRDLKPSNIVVKSDCTLKILDFGLARTAGTTFMMTPYVVTRYYRAPEVILGMGYKENVDIWSVGCIMGEMIRGGVLFPGTDHIDQWNKIIEQLGTPSQNFMTRLQPTVRNYVENRPRYSGYAFDRLFPDVLFPTDSNEHNRLKASQARDLLSRMLVVDPEHRISVDQALVHSYINVWFDESEVNAPAPGPYDHSVDEREHTVEQWKELIYQEVMEYEARNNLADGEGAPR; from the exons ATGAGCCGAAGAACGACAAACTATGTGCGGTACCAGTTCTCGGACACGGAGTTCGAGGTCCCGGAGCGGTACACCAAACTGGAGGCAAAAGGGTTCGGTGCCCAGGGCACGGTTTG TGCCGCATACGATACAGTAACACAGCAGAACGTTGCCATCAAAAAGCTATCCAGACCTTTCCAAAATGTCACTCACGCCAAACGAGCCTACAGGGAGTTTAAGCTTATGAAATTAGTCAATCATAAAAAT ATCATTGGACTGCTGAACGCGTTCACGCCCCAGCGCACACTAGAAGAGTTCCAGGATGTGTACCTGGTCATGGAGCTTATGGATGCGAACCTCTGCCAGGTCATACAGATGGATCTGGACCACGAGCGGATGTCCTACCTGCTCTACCAGATGCTGTGCGGCATCAAGCATCTCCACTCGGCGGGAATTATTCACCGG GACTTGAAGCCCTCCAATATTGTGGTAAAGTCGGACTGCACACTGAAAATCCTCGACTTTGGGTTGGCCCGTACGGCCGGCACCACCTTCATGATGACGCCGTACGTCGTTACGCGGTACTACCGTGCGCCGGAGGTCATCCTCGGGATGGGGTACAAGGAGAACGTCGACATCTGGTCGGTCGGCTGCATCATGGGGGAGATGATACGCGGCGGCGTCCTGTTCCCCGGTACAGATCATATTGATCAGTGGAATAAAATCATTG aaCAATTGGGTACTCCGTCCCAGAACTTTATGACGCGGTTGCAACCGACCGTGCGGAACTACGTGGAGAACAGGCCCCGCTACTCGGGGTACGCGTTCGATCGGCTCTTCCCGGACGTGCTGTTCCCGACCGACTCGAACGAGCACAACCGACTGAAGGCTAGTCAGGCGCGGGATCTGCTCAGCAGGATGCTGGTGGTCGATCCGGAGCACCGCATCTCGGTCGACCAGGCGCTGGTGCACAGCTACATCAACGTGTGGTTCGACGAGAGCGAAGTGAATGCG CCCGCACCCGGCCCGTACGATCACAGCGTGGACGAGCGTGAGCACACGGTCGAGCAGTGGAAGGAGCTGATCTACCAGGAGGTGATGGAGTACGAGGCGCGCAATAATCTGGCGGACGGGGAGGGCGCTCCACGGTAG